In the genome of Myxococcus stipitatus, one region contains:
- a CDS encoding iron-containing alcohol dehydrogenase, with the protein MSPLSFEFATATRIVFGPGKLSEAPGLVRALGVQRVLLVTGRSSTRARGLLAALEALGLPVRTFGVDGEPTVELVREGLAVLAESRCDGVVAMGGGSALDTGKALAALASQGGDPLDYLEVIGHGQVLTRPSLPFVAIPTTAGTGSEVTRNAVLGSKQAQVKASLRGPQLLPRVALVDPDLLLGAPPHVLAFSGMDALSQVIEPFLSARANPITDALAREGIRRSARSLRGAVLSGPDAEAREDLALASLLGGLCLANSGLGAVHGFAAPVGGMFDAPHGAVCAALLPSVLDVNLRALRARAPEHPATPRFRELAVLLTGREDARAEEAVAWVESLREALRIPGLATYGMTTERLGELVSKARAASSMKANPLVLTDAELTEIATRAMAGTAA; encoded by the coding sequence GTGAGCCCCCTGTCCTTCGAGTTCGCCACCGCCACGCGCATCGTCTTCGGTCCCGGCAAGCTCTCCGAGGCCCCCGGGCTGGTGCGCGCGCTGGGTGTCCAGCGCGTGCTGCTCGTCACCGGCAGGTCGTCCACGCGGGCGCGAGGGCTCCTCGCGGCGCTGGAAGCGCTGGGCCTCCCGGTGAGGACCTTCGGCGTGGACGGAGAGCCCACGGTGGAGCTCGTGCGCGAGGGCCTGGCCGTCCTGGCGGAGTCGCGCTGCGACGGAGTGGTCGCGATGGGCGGCGGCAGCGCGCTCGACACGGGCAAGGCGCTGGCGGCGCTCGCGTCCCAGGGAGGAGACCCGCTGGACTACCTGGAGGTGATTGGACACGGGCAGGTCCTCACGCGTCCATCGCTTCCCTTCGTGGCCATCCCCACGACGGCGGGCACCGGTTCGGAGGTGACGCGCAACGCGGTGCTGGGCTCCAAGCAGGCCCAGGTGAAGGCCAGCTTGCGCGGACCGCAGCTGCTGCCGCGTGTGGCGCTGGTGGACCCGGACCTGCTCCTGGGCGCGCCGCCCCACGTCCTGGCCTTCAGCGGCATGGATGCGCTGTCGCAGGTCATCGAGCCGTTCCTCTCCGCGAGAGCCAACCCCATCACGGACGCGCTGGCGCGCGAGGGGATTCGCCGCTCCGCGCGCTCGCTGCGAGGCGCCGTGCTCTCGGGGCCAGACGCGGAGGCGCGCGAGGACCTGGCGCTGGCCAGCCTTCTCGGTGGGCTGTGTCTGGCGAACTCGGGGCTGGGCGCGGTCCATGGCTTCGCGGCCCCCGTGGGGGGAATGTTCGACGCGCCCCACGGCGCGGTCTGCGCGGCCCTGCTTCCGTCGGTGCTCGACGTCAACCTGCGCGCCTTGCGAGCCCGCGCGCCCGAGCATCCCGCCACCCCACGCTTCCGCGAGCTGGCCGTCCTGCTCACCGGTCGCGAGGATGCGCGCGCGGAGGAGGCCGTCGCGTGGGTGGAGTCGCTGCGGGAGGCGCTCCGGATACCGGGGCTCGCCACCTATGGGATGACGACGGAGCGGCTTGGAGAGCTGGTGTCGAAGGCGCGGGCCGCGAGCAGCATGAAGGCCAATCCGTTGGTGCTCACGGACGCGGAGCTCACGGAGATCGCCACCCGCGCGATGGCGGGGACAGCCGCGTGA
- a CDS encoding antibiotic biosynthesis monooxygenase produces the protein MPNSLRIVHVQVHVKPEQVDAFREATLANARESVKEPGIARFDLLQDAEDPTRFLLVEVYRTDAAPAEHKQTAHYLRWRDVVAPMMAVPRSSQKYVNVFPEDAGW, from the coding sequence ATGCCCAACAGCCTGCGAATCGTCCACGTCCAGGTCCACGTCAAGCCGGAGCAGGTGGACGCGTTTCGCGAAGCCACCCTGGCCAACGCGCGCGAGAGCGTGAAGGAGCCCGGCATCGCGCGCTTCGACCTCCTCCAGGACGCGGAGGACCCGACGCGCTTCCTGCTCGTGGAGGTCTACCGGACGGACGCCGCCCCCGCCGAGCACAAGCAGACGGCGCACTACCTGCGCTGGAGAGATGTCGTGGCGCCGATGATGGCGGTGCCCCGCTCGAGCCAGAAGTACGTCAACGTCTTCCCCGAGGACGCGGGCTGGTGA